From the Acidobacteriota bacterium genome, one window contains:
- a CDS encoding RHS repeat-associated core domain-containing protein, which produces MIASYDYDFADRQESLSVDDGVNPAQPVATGASYRPSGPLEEVTLGNGLVETRGSDDRYYPLSISTGALFTWTYATDPVGNIAAITGGNLGDRSYGYQAPQDFLTNAVGPWGSLGWSYDRLGNRVSETRDTVTDTYSYTPNACSLPDRNCPGNTALLENIALGAGGSRDYSFGLAGHLEEVTAGAHQVLFDSDGEGRLSSLRRPAVNQAAEMLYDGRSFLLSATEIPAKNEIFRDGFETGGTGCWSAQVGSAGGTGGAGCFSNQGRRVRPIYDSEGTVHVLRARPDVNGTEESTFVFYLAGRPVAQLDQASSSWSFFTTDHLGTPILVTDDSGNLLWQGGFEPFGNDWQAGTVAGASENGVFLRLPGQWVDSAWGGASEGAKVFYNLYRWYENSTGRYAKVDPLGFEGGPNPYVYSRANPLASLDPTGLTSYRGFPPDKETAIKDAVKTVKEKLEDTCCVEDPDELLRKLETATLIYKPGLDGLCGRVGPIDFLRRRMKLGPITYEPGRCGPLECTVLHELIHLRTISENAAYKAEKDCFNCGTGAPPND; this is translated from the coding sequence GATCGCTACTACCCCTTGAGCATCTCCACTGGTGCGCTCTTCACCTGGACCTACGCCACCGATCCCGTCGGCAACATCGCAGCGATCACCGGCGGAAACCTCGGCGATCGCTCCTACGGCTATCAAGCTCCTCAGGATTTCCTCACCAATGCCGTGGGGCCCTGGGGCAGCCTCGGGTGGAGCTACGACCGTCTCGGCAATCGAGTCTCCGAGACGCGAGACACCGTCACCGACACCTACAGCTACACGCCGAACGCCTGCTCTCTCCCGGACCGTAATTGCCCCGGCAACACGGCCTTGCTCGAGAACATCGCGCTGGGTGCCGGCGGAAGCCGTGACTACAGCTTCGGCCTGGCCGGCCATCTCGAAGAGGTGACCGCTGGAGCCCACCAGGTCCTTTTCGACTCCGATGGCGAAGGTCGCCTGTCGAGCCTGCGCCGCCCGGCGGTCAACCAGGCCGCCGAGATGCTCTACGACGGCCGTAGCTTCCTCCTGAGCGCGACCGAGATCCCGGCGAAGAACGAGATCTTCAGGGATGGTTTCGAAACCGGCGGTACGGGCTGCTGGAGCGCTCAGGTGGGAAGTGCTGGAGGAACTGGCGGCGCTGGCTGCTTCTCCAACCAAGGCCGAAGAGTGCGGCCGATCTACGACTCCGAGGGCACCGTGCATGTCCTGAGGGCAAGACCGGACGTCAACGGCACCGAAGAGTCGACCTTCGTCTTCTACCTCGCCGGTCGTCCGGTGGCCCAGCTCGACCAGGCCAGCAGCTCCTGGAGTTTCTTCACCACCGATCACCTCGGCACTCCGATTCTCGTCACCGACGACAGCGGCAACCTACTCTGGCAGGGCGGCTTCGAGCCCTTCGGTAACGACTGGCAAGCCGGCACGGTCGCCGGCGCCAGCGAGAACGGCGTCTTCTTGAGGCTACCGGGGCAGTGGGTCGACTCGGCATGGGGTGGGGCAAGTGAAGGAGCGAAGGTCTTCTACAACTTGTATCGCTGGTATGAGAACAGCACGGGAAGGTATGCGAAGGTGGATCCTCTCGGGTTCGAAGGAGGACCGAATCCTTACGTCTACTCACGTGCCAATCCTCTGGCTTCGCTTGATCCAACCGGGCTCACTTCCTACAGAGGCTTCCCGCCAGACAAGGAGACTGCGATTAAAGACGCCGTCAAAACAGTGAAAGAAAAGCTTGAGGACACTTGCTGTGTGGAAGACCCGGACGAACTGTTGCGGAAACTGGAAACCGCAACTCTCATCTACAAACCCGGACTTGATGGCCTGTGCGGAAGGGTTGGTCCGATTGACTTCTTGCGGCGCCGAATGAAGCTCGGGCCTATTACCTATGAGCCAGGGCGTTGCGGACCTCTTGAGTGCACAGTTCTGCACGAACTCATTCACCTCAGAACGATCAGCGAAAACGCAGCATACAAGGCAGAGAAAGACTGCTTCAATTGCGGAACCGGAGCGCCTCCCAATGACTAG
- a CDS encoding class I SAM-dependent methyltransferase: MSRSDHFSAVADGYARFRPSYPAELFTHLASLVGRCRLAWDCATGSGQAAVALAEHFDRVVATDLSQSQIDSASQHRRVEYRAVAAEEPTLEDSSVDLVTVAQALHWLDLPSFYAEVERVLSADGVIAVWCYNNLQASPRVNAVVNRYYSQVVGPYWPPERRLLEAGYRTVPFPFVEVDVPEIDMRADWTLERLLGYLETWSATTRYRAAEKKDPMAIIADDLRAAWGDPEEPQTIRWPLHLRVGRLDL, from the coding sequence ATGAGCCGGTCCGATCATTTCTCCGCCGTTGCCGACGGCTACGCGCGCTTCCGTCCGAGCTATCCGGCGGAGCTGTTCACCCATCTCGCCAGCCTGGTGGGCCGGTGTCGGCTGGCCTGGGACTGCGCCACCGGCAGTGGACAGGCGGCGGTGGCTCTCGCCGAGCACTTCGATCGCGTCGTGGCGACCGATCTGTCGCAGAGCCAGATCGATTCCGCCAGTCAGCATCGGCGGGTGGAGTACCGGGCGGTGGCGGCCGAGGAGCCCACCTTGGAGGACTCCTCCGTCGATCTGGTGACGGTCGCCCAAGCGCTCCATTGGCTCGACCTGCCGAGCTTCTACGCCGAGGTCGAGCGGGTGCTGTCGGCGGATGGCGTGATCGCCGTCTGGTGCTACAACAACCTGCAGGCCTCCCCGCGCGTCAACGCTGTCGTCAATCGCTACTACAGCCAGGTGGTCGGGCCCTACTGGCCGCCGGAGCGGCGCCTTCTCGAGGCCGGTTACCGCACGGTGCCCTTCCCCTTCGTCGAGGTCGACGTGCCGGAGATCGACATGCGCGCCGACTGGACCCTCGAGCGGCTGCTCGGCTACCTCGAGACCTGGTCCGCCACCACTCGCTACCGCGCCGCCGAAAAGAAAGACCCGATGGCGATCATCGCCGATGACCTGCGCGCCGCCTGGGGCGACCCCGAAGAACCCCAGACCATCCGTTGGCCCCTCCATCTGCGGGTCGGGCGGTTGGACCTCTAG